The following nucleotide sequence is from Roseofilum reptotaenium CS-1145.
AAGGTTTAGGCTGGATAGAGTAATCTGTTTAGGAAAATGCTCTAGATCGTGTCCAAGCCATCTGACCCTACTGCCAAGAAAGAGAAACAAAGGCGTAATCCGGAAGTGACAAAAGCTAATATTCTGGCCGCCGCGATTGAAGAATTTGCACAGTATGGTTTATCTGGCGCAAGGACGGAAGCGATCGCCACGCGTAGCGGAGTGACTAAAGCAATGCTCTGCTACTACTTTAAAAACAAAGAAACCTTGTATCAATCCGTCTTGCAGGAGCTGGTTGATGAAATTAACCAGGCCTTTCAATCCATTGATGTGGAGAGATTATCTCCTGAACAGGCATTAGAAACGGTTGTGCGCAACTATATCGAGTTTGAGGTGAGTCATCGTTGGCATGGAATGCTCTGGTTTCAAGAAGCCATTCAGAATCAAGGACGCTACGGCGAACAGACCGGTTGGGAAGCTGGGTTTCAATCCATTGTTCAGATCTTGGAGCGAGGAATTGCTGAAGGGAAATTTCGACCGGTCGATCCATTTCTGACCGCCATTAATATCTTAGGGGTTTGTTCTTTCTACTTTGATGCCTATGAAAACTTGAAGTATCTCAAGAGCGAGAAAGCACTCCTGAGTGCTGAAATGGTTAAACAGCAAACTGAAACGGCAGTTGAATTCATTCTTGCTGGAGTAACGACTTCTTGACATAGAGTCAAGAGATGGGGCGATCACCGGAAAACTAAGCAGCAGAAGAAACCCGTACTATCTGCAAAAACATCCAAGACAGCGATCGCAACTCATCCATTAGACTGGGAAATATTCCCTGTCAGGGTTATGAACCCGAGGCTGATCCGATATGGCGCATCAGATATCCACAACCGAACAGGTCAAATTTTGGCGCGATCCAGTCCTCAACGATCTGGAAATGCTGCACGCCACCTACATTACCTATTCCTTCTCGCGCCATGCTCACGAAGGCTTTGGCATCGCCATTGTGGAATCTGGGGCAATGGAGTTTGAATATGAAGGCGATACCTACATTGCTCCACCCGGGAGCGTAGTCGTGACCCAACCGGGGGCGATTCATACAGGAGGGGCAGTCTTGGAAACAGGGTGGACTTATCGCACGCTCTTGCCCGCCGCTGATTGGCTCCAGCAAGCTGCCACCGAATTAGCCGAACGCCCCAAGGGAATTCCCTATTTTGCCTCACCCCTCATTCACGATAAACGCCTCAATCACTTACTTCTCCAACTGCATCGCAGCCTCGAAGCTATGCCATCCCCCTTAGAACGGGAATCCCGCTTTCTGTGGGGCATGGCGCAACTGATTAATGCCCATGCAAGCGATCGCTCCTGGGTCAAACCCATCGGTCAAGAACATTCAACCGTTGAACAGGTACGCGAGTATTTAAATGCCAACTACCATACCAATATTTCCCTCGAAGAACTGGCTAACTTGGTGGATCTAACTCCATTGCGACTCTTGCGCACCTTCCGCAAACAGGTCGGCTTGCCACCCCACACCTATCTCAACCAAGTGCGCGTTTACCAAGCTAAACGGTTACTCGCAGCAGGCTGGTCCATTATCAATACTGCGTTGGAAACAGGCTTTACCGATCAAAGCCATCTTCACCGCCACTTCAAGAAAATAGTTGGACTCACTCCAGGACAGTATGTCCGAGGCTGCAAAAACGTACAAGATTAACCGGAATTAATCCTGATAGGCTAGCCATCATCAAGTCTACTGGCTATCCTCAATGATCCAACTTCAAGAAGGTTCTCATTCAAAGAGGCGGATTCTATCTCCCCAGGCTGAATTCTGGACTGGCGCGCGGGATATCTTGCCGCTGATTATCGGGGCGATTCCCTTTGGCATTATCTTTGGTACGTTGGCGACCAGCAATGGCTTATCCATTAGTGGCGCGTTGGCAATGTCAGCCTTTGTATTTGCGGGATCGTCTCAGTTCATTGCTGTGGGTCTAATGGCGGCAGGAACAGGCTGGCTGCTGATTGTGTTGACTACCTTTATCGTCAATCTTCGCCATTTGCTGTACGCGGTTAGCCTCCTTCCCTACGTCCAATCCCTGCCCCAACGCTGGCAGGCGATTCTGGGATTTTTTCTCACAGATGAGTCATTTGCCATTGCCATTCGACGTTACGAACAGGTTGATGGTGCTTCGATGAAGCACTGGTACTTTTTGGGAGCATCAGTGACGATGTATGTCAGTTGGCAATTGTCCACGCTGCTTGGCATTACGATCGGTCAGACTCTACCCAATGCTGCGAATTGGGGACTTGATTTTGCCATGTCTGTTACTTTCATCGGCATGATTGTGCCCTATGTCAAAACAAAGCCCATGGCGATCGCCACCCTCGTTTCTGGGATGGTTGCTCTGCTTGCCTATCCTTTACCTCACAAACTGGGGCTGATCGTAGCGGCGATCGCTGGAATTACTGCTGGTGTCCTCAGCGAACGGGTTCTCAAACCCAGACCGAATCTATGAAATTCAATCGAACTGTAATTCTGTGGGAGTGAACAGCTATGATCCATGAAGAACTTATGATTGCGGGAATGGCGATCGTCACGTTCTCGATTCGCTATGTCATCTTTGGGGCGAGTCACCATATCACCCTGTCTCCCTCGTTATTGAATGCCTTGCGCTACGTCCCGCCTGTGGTGTTGACGGCGATTGTGGTGCCAGAAGTGTTAATCAGTGATGGTGGGCTAGATATGAGTTGGATGAATGCTCGCTTAGTCGGGGCGATCAGCGCTGTTCTGATTGCCACAACGACTCAGAATCTCTTGTTCACCATTGGTCTAGGTATGGCTATATTCTTAGGCTGGAATGGGGTTCTCAACCTATTGTTTTAAGCATGGACTCAGAGGCAAGAGGCGATCATCCATGAAACCGACTAAACTCTTTTGTTGAGGGGCAAATTACTCTTAGCCCCTTGTCTATCCAAGATTGATGAATGGTAACCTGAAAGAGACATGGTATTCGGGAAAAGTGGTGTACCCATTACTCATTACTCTTCGTCCCAATCATCGTCTTCTGGGACGCTATTTTCCAGTTTCGTGATTGCCAGTTTAATCACTTGCGCTACAGGGGGTTCGCTCTCCTGAGTTAAGGCGGTTTGTAGGGAGTCTATCACAGTCAAGTCGCCAATTTTCATTAAGGATAGAGCTGCGCTTTTGCGACTTTCTGCCTCTGAATGCTGGAGTAGCTCTAAAAGTGGAGGAATGCCTTTGGTATATTTCAAATTGCCTAACGCGGTTGCGGCTTCACAGCGCACGATAGAGGCAGCATCATTTAAGGATTGTAATAATAGCTCAAGTTCGCGATCGCAGTTTCCGGGATTTTCTTGAGCCACTTGCACAATCACTTCTATCACTGCTGCTCGCACTTCCGGGGACTCAGAATCCATTTGTTCATAAACCAAATCCTTCGCTTCCGAACCAATAAAGGCTAATGCCCAACCGACTAATCCCTTATAATTCTCTGGATGGTTGGGATTGGAGAGAATCTCCAGTAGAGCCGGAACTGCGACTTCTCCGGTTCTGGCTAAAGCACCTACAGAAGAGCCTTTAACCACCATATCATCATCATTGAGCAGGGCTTGCACCAACGTGGGAACTGCTGTAGGGTCAGCGATTAAGGTTAAGGTTTTCGCTGCTGCTCGTCGCACGACCACATTGGTATGATGTTGCAGAGCTTCCAATAAGACCGGGGTGGCAGGTGTACCAATACTTTTTCCGATGGTTTCCGCAAAACTGAGGCGCACCATCCCTCTAGAGTCGCCCAAGCACTCTACCATTTGCTGCAACACTTGGCGATCGCCACTATCAAACTCTTCAGCGACCATTTGCGCTTGCACGCTTTGCAAAAAAGCATCGGTTTCTTCAGCAGACAAAGCACCCAGGCGATCTACAGTGGAAAATTCAGCAGGAGAGGGATGGTTCATAACAAACTACAGTAAGCACAAACTTGATTTTATAACGAAAGTCAGGCAATAGGTATATACAGTAGTTAAAATCAGGACGATTACAGTATTAACTGAGAGGTTAAGTACAACCGATGGTTTTCAAAATTGCTAAATGGGGAAATACCCTAGCGATTCGTATTCCTCAATCTCTAGCTCAGGAGATTCCTCTTTCTGAAGGAACTGACGTTGATCTAGTGGTCATTGATGGTAATTTGGTGATTAAACCGCGATCGCATTCCTCCTATTCCCTAGAAGAATTAGTTACCGCTATTACTCCAGAAAATTGCCATAGAGAGCAAGACAGTGGTGTAGCTGTGGGGAACGAGGTGTGGTGATTTCAGAAGATGGCTATGTTCCCAAGCGAGGAGATATTGTCTATATCAACTTTAATCCCACTAAAGGCCATGAGCAAAAAGGTTCCCGACCTGCTTTTGTGGTATCACCGTATAGTTACAATGTGAGAACTTCCCTGGCATTATTCATGCCAATTACGCGACAGCAGAAGGGGTATCCTTTTGAGGTGGTGTTGCCTTTGCAGCTACAGACTCAGGGAGTCATCTTAGTCGATCAAATTAAGTGCTTGGATTGGCAAGCTAGGAAGGTAGATTTTAAAGAGACTGTACCAGAAGATGTGGTAGAGGAAGTTCAGGCTAAAATTGAACCTCTAATTTTGTAAAGATTGAGATCAAACCATGCTAGTGCTGAAGCTTTCTTGCAGGAAGAGTTTCGGCAATAGGATTTTCTATTGCCTATTGCCTATTCCCTAGCGCGAAGTGCTATTAGGTGTAGATACTCTCAAATTCTCCAGGTTGATAGATTTCGTCATCGTCATGGGAACGACGTTCCCGACTACCGCTTACTAATTACTCCATTATGGCAAGGCAAACCCCTTAGATTTCTTCTTCTTCTTACCCTTCGCCCCCTTCTCATTGCCATTTTGCATATACGCTTTCATCTGGGGGGTAAACCCATCTCCATCCGCATTGGGTAAATTTCCCGTGGCAATATTTTCCACAATTTGAACATGCTTAGGTAACAAATCCTTGAGCGCATATTGCTCCACAATTAATTCCCTCGCCTTTTCGCGCAAAGGAGCCATTTGATCGGGATTATCTAAAGCCTCACCTACCCGTTGAGCAATCTCTTTCGGTGAGAAGAAATCCACCAATAAACCATTCTCTCCATCCCGGATCATTTCCCGTACCGGAGCAGTATCCGAACCCACGATTAAACATCCTGTAGCTAAGGATTCCATCATCGACCAAGATAATACAAACGGTCGGGTTAAATAGACTCGCACAGTAGAGGCTTGTAGAACTTGTAAATAGAGTCCATAGGGGAGAGGCCCGGTAAAATGAACCCGTGACATATCCAAGTTTAGGCGCTCTAACATGGCCTGCTTATAGGTTTTTCCATCGGGCAAAGACTTACCGTAACACACTCGGTCTTCTCCCACAATCACCACATGACAATTGGGGCGCTTTTCCTGAAGATAAACAATCGATTCCATGAACTGGGGAAACCCGCGATAGGGTTCCATTCCCCTAGTGGCATAGGTGACGATTTCATCGACTCCAGATAAATCGAGTGGCTCAATAAATTTACTGTATCCTTCACCGGTGAATTTCATTTTTGCGCCTGGATTGGGCTTAAAATAATCTGTGTCGATGCCATCGAAAATTACGGATAACTTGCTCTGAAATTCTGGCGGAAATTGGGACTTTTGCCACTGGGTCGGACAAACTCCCCAATCACAGTTATATAAGTCTTGTAAAATCCCAGCATTTTTAACCCGAATTCGACATAAATCATCAGCCGAAAGGGGTTCTGAGGGGTCAAAATCAGCATCGGTTCCCCTAGCGTGATAAAACCATTCGTAATAGCACAGAAGGGGAGATTCTGGGAAAACTTCTTTCAAAAATAAAGTTGGCCCCCATCCAGAATGGCCATACATAATATCGGGAATAAATCCTTCTGCTCTCAGTTTCTCCGCAACTCGATACACACTTTGACCATACAAAACAGCGCTTTCTAAGGGGCGGACATAGTGATGGGTTTCGGGTCGCGGTTCTCGACTGGGATTAAACAGAACTTTTCGCACTCCGGGAATCACCCATTCTGGGCGTTCATTTTTGGTAATGAAAACGACTTGATTGTTGGGGTTGCTGCCAAAGACGTTGGCTAAATGGCGGAATTGGGCGGGAAAATTGGGGTGTAAAAATAGGATTTTCATGTTTTTTTACAAACAGTTAGACAGTCACGACAGTAGTGTCTTTTTCAGCTAATTCGATGCATTAGATTTTGTTTGTAGTGAGGGATAAATCCCTCTCCAGCTAGGCTTTTAAGCACTCTTCGTGCTTACACCAAACAAAGCACTATTTTAGGTGAAACAATCCAGTAGGGTGTGTTACAGAGAAGGGTTGGGCAAGGGGCTGAAGCCCCTTGCCTCTCAAGGAGAGAAGAGGGGTTCGGGAGCGCGACAGATCCAAATACAATCTCTGGGGACTAATTCCGTATTTTGTTCTAAGATTTCATAGCCCAAGGTGGTAAGGAATTTTTCCATGATTTCATTGGTCATAATAGAAAAAGCAGTTCCATCTCGTTTTCCGAGGAGATTATGGGGATAGTCATTGAGGAATTTTTCCCATCCGAGGGGGGAGAGGATATTACTATGGTGGAATAAACAGAGTCGTCTGCCGCGCAAAAGTGGGGGGATTTGAACTAGATAATTATAAATATCTCGCGGTTCAATATGAACCATGGTATCGTAACAGAAACACACATCAATACTTGCCGGTTCAACGCCTTCTAGGGTGAGTCCATTAAGTTTGACGTAGGATGTCCGTTCAGTTCCTAATCTTTGTTGAGTAGCTTTGAGCATTTGGGCGGAAATATCAGCACAAACTAACTCTTGACAATAGTTCAATAATAGGGCAGCGGTTTTACCTCCACCAATGCCAATTTCTAGGACGCGATCGCCGGATTCGATATAAGGTGCGATTAAATGGGTTTCGATTAACTGTTCGTATTCAGACAGGGAAAATGCAGCTCCGGCTTTTTTTCCGATCCATTCATCGCCAACATGCTGATAGTCAGGATCAGTAGATGTCCAATTTTGGGCGTAATTATCCCAAGCGCCTTCATAATCAATGGGGCTGGATGGTTTAGTCATAGTCCAAGGTAAGGGTTGATGAAGATAAACAGATAAACGTTGGTTGTGAGGGGTAAAATAGTCGGTAAGCTGTTGATACAGTTGGGGAGAAACGTCGGGGTAATCTCCAGCATCATAAACGGGAGGGTCAGTTAAAGTATAGGGCGGTAATTGCAGAAATTCATAGACTTGATCGGCGATCGCCTGGGGATGAGCATAAAAATCTTCCGCGAGTAAAATCAGGAATTGTTCTGGAGGAAAATATTGCTGCCAACGGAGCAGTTGATCGATGTATACACCTCGCTCTAAATAACTGTAATGGCGATGGTTAAAGCTATGATAAAGGGGATTGGCTTGGATTTTTTCCACTTCTGTTTGCAGTCGCTGGGGTTCACTGGCGATCGCTGCTTCTAATCCCAACGATTCAAATCCCCACCTTACCTCATGATAATAATGGGAAATTGCCCGCTTGACCGGATCGCGCAATAGCACAATCAACTTCACATCTGGATAACATTGGTGAACCCGTTGGGGAACACAGGGATGATAGAGATAATAGGGACTCGCTTCCCCTTTGATTCCCGGTTGGGGAAACTGTTCCTTATACCAGGAAACGCCGCGATCGAAGTGTAAGCTAAAGAAATGGAGTTCCTTTTCCGTCGCTGCACTTATCCCTGGATGTTGAATCAGATGATGATAGAGGGAAGTTGTCCCGCTTTTTTGCGCCCCTATAATCAGGTAATCGACCATAAACCGGTTATTGAGAGTTGTTTGGAAGGCTAGGCCCGCTCCTGCTTAATAATCTTTTAACATCTTTGCGGCATTTATGGACAAAAACCCGCAGGGCAATCCCCTGGGAACCATAGCCTGCTTGCCAACTGCGCCAGCCTAGCTCTAAGATCGGCCAACCAAAATTGAGGGGGCGATCGCCAAAAGGATTGTTTTCTACCTCTTGGGGATTGAGATTTAGGCGATCGCACACTGCATGGTTCAAGTTGCAATGGGTGATATAGCTTCTTCCCCTGAGTTTTTCAGCTTTCTGCAATCCAGTCATCACTTCTTGGGAAAGAGTTCCGGCATTTTCCACCACTCCCACAGTGTTCGTGTCATGAATGCGATATCGCACCAAG
It contains:
- a CDS encoding TetR/AcrR family transcriptional regulator: MSKPSDPTAKKEKQRRNPEVTKANILAAAIEEFAQYGLSGARTEAIATRSGVTKAMLCYYFKNKETLYQSVLQELVDEINQAFQSIDVERLSPEQALETVVRNYIEFEVSHRWHGMLWFQEAIQNQGRYGEQTGWEAGFQSIVQILERGIAEGKFRPVDPFLTAINILGVCSFYFDAYENLKYLKSEKALLSAEMVKQQTETAVEFILAGVTTS
- a CDS encoding AraC family transcriptional regulator, whose protein sequence is MAHQISTTEQVKFWRDPVLNDLEMLHATYITYSFSRHAHEGFGIAIVESGAMEFEYEGDTYIAPPGSVVVTQPGAIHTGGAVLETGWTYRTLLPAADWLQQAATELAERPKGIPYFASPLIHDKRLNHLLLQLHRSLEAMPSPLERESRFLWGMAQLINAHASDRSWVKPIGQEHSTVEQVREYLNANYHTNISLEELANLVDLTPLRLLRTFRKQVGLPPHTYLNQVRVYQAKRLLAAGWSIINTALETGFTDQSHLHRHFKKIVGLTPGQYVRGCKNVQD
- a CDS encoding AzlC family ABC transporter permease; protein product: MIQLQEGSHSKRRILSPQAEFWTGARDILPLIIGAIPFGIIFGTLATSNGLSISGALAMSAFVFAGSSQFIAVGLMAAGTGWLLIVLTTFIVNLRHLLYAVSLLPYVQSLPQRWQAILGFFLTDESFAIAIRRYEQVDGASMKHWYFLGASVTMYVSWQLSTLLGITIGQTLPNAANWGLDFAMSVTFIGMIVPYVKTKPMAIATLVSGMVALLAYPLPHKLGLIVAAIAGITAGVLSERVLKPRPNL
- a CDS encoding AzlD domain-containing protein → MIHEELMIAGMAIVTFSIRYVIFGASHHITLSPSLLNALRYVPPVVLTAIVVPEVLISDGGLDMSWMNARLVGAISAVLIATTTQNLLFTIGLGMAIFLGWNGVLNLLF
- a CDS encoding HEAT repeat domain-containing protein, yielding MNHPSPAEFSTVDRLGALSAEETDAFLQSVQAQMVAEEFDSGDRQVLQQMVECLGDSRGMVRLSFAETIGKSIGTPATPVLLEALQHHTNVVVRRAAAKTLTLIADPTAVPTLVQALLNDDDMVVKGSSVGALARTGEVAVPALLEILSNPNHPENYKGLVGWALAFIGSEAKDLVYEQMDSESPEVRAAVIEVIVQVAQENPGNCDRELELLLQSLNDAASIVRCEAATALGNLKYTKGIPPLLELLQHSEAESRKSAALSLMKIGDLTVIDSLQTALTQESEPPVAQVIKLAITKLENSVPEDDDWDEE
- a CDS encoding AbrB/MazE/SpoVT family DNA-binding domain-containing protein yields the protein MVFKIAKWGNTLAIRIPQSLAQEIPLSEGTDVDLVVIDGNLVIKPRSHSSYSLEELVTAITPENCHREQDSGVAVGNEVW
- the mazF gene encoding endoribonuclease MazF; its protein translation is MISEDGYVPKRGDIVYINFNPTKGHEQKGSRPAFVVSPYSYNVRTSLALFMPITRQQKGYPFEVVLPLQLQTQGVILVDQIKCLDWQARKVDFKETVPEDVVEEVQAKIEPLIL
- a CDS encoding glycosyltransferase family 4 protein, coding for MKILFLHPNFPAQFRHLANVFGSNPNNQVVFITKNERPEWVIPGVRKVLFNPSREPRPETHHYVRPLESAVLYGQSVYRVAEKLRAEGFIPDIMYGHSGWGPTLFLKEVFPESPLLCYYEWFYHARGTDADFDPSEPLSADDLCRIRVKNAGILQDLYNCDWGVCPTQWQKSQFPPEFQSKLSVIFDGIDTDYFKPNPGAKMKFTGEGYSKFIEPLDLSGVDEIVTYATRGMEPYRGFPQFMESIVYLQEKRPNCHVVIVGEDRVCYGKSLPDGKTYKQAMLERLNLDMSRVHFTGPLPYGLYLQVLQASTVRVYLTRPFVLSWSMMESLATGCLIVGSDTAPVREMIRDGENGLLVDFFSPKEIAQRVGEALDNPDQMAPLREKARELIVEQYALKDLLPKHVQIVENIATGNLPNADGDGFTPQMKAYMQNGNEKGAKGKKKKKSKGFALP
- a CDS encoding sulfotransferase domain-containing protein; amino-acid sequence: MVDYLIIGAQKSGTTSLYHHLIQHPGISAATEKELHFFSLHFDRGVSWYKEQFPQPGIKGEASPYYLYHPCVPQRVHQCYPDVKLIVLLRDPVKRAISHYYHEVRWGFESLGLEAAIASEPQRLQTEVEKIQANPLYHSFNHRHYSYLERGVYIDQLLRWQQYFPPEQFLILLAEDFYAHPQAIADQVYEFLQLPPYTLTDPPVYDAGDYPDVSPQLYQQLTDYFTPHNQRLSVYLHQPLPWTMTKPSSPIDYEGAWDNYAQNWTSTDPDYQHVGDEWIGKKAGAAFSLSEYEQLIETHLIAPYIESGDRVLEIGIGGGKTAALLLNYCQELVCADISAQMLKATQQRLGTERTSYVKLNGLTLEGVEPASIDVCFCYDTMVHIEPRDIYNYLVQIPPLLRGRRLCLFHHSNILSPLGWEKFLNDYPHNLLGKRDGTAFSIMTNEIMEKFLTTLGYEILEQNTELVPRDCIWICRAPEPLFSP